One window from the genome of Fulvivirga lutea encodes:
- a CDS encoding aminotransferase class V-fold PLP-dependent enzyme, with protein MKKLYFTPGPSQLYFTVEEHLKNALKEGVPSISHRSKDFQAIYSNTAEQLKELLNIPEGYHIVFTSSATEVWERIGQNLIERESFHFVNGAFSEKFQNVIENLGKSALKKQADEGSVVDVETVLIPESSELISITYNETSTGASHTQNDLSLIRESFEDQLIALDVVSITPSVEIDFSVVDTFYFSVQKCFGLPAGLGVWVFNEKCIQKAESLLNKGISIGSYHCIPELVKKSVVNQTPDTPNMLNIYLLGKVAEDMNKKGVQQIRQETNYKHALLQHTINESKYLSHFVEKEINRSKTTAVAITTIDSKLLIDALNKKGLVIGSGYGNFKASQIRIANFPTHSKEQIEMLSDQILSLNI; from the coding sequence ATGAAAAAATTATACTTTACTCCGGGTCCGTCTCAACTGTACTTCACTGTAGAAGAACATCTTAAAAATGCGCTAAAAGAAGGAGTACCTTCTATTTCACATAGAAGTAAGGATTTCCAAGCTATTTATTCTAATACAGCAGAGCAATTAAAGGAACTACTTAATATTCCGGAAGGCTACCATATCGTGTTTACTTCTTCTGCTACAGAAGTATGGGAAAGAATTGGGCAGAATTTGATCGAACGTGAATCATTTCATTTTGTCAATGGTGCCTTTTCTGAGAAATTTCAAAATGTCATTGAAAATCTTGGTAAATCGGCCCTAAAGAAACAAGCCGATGAAGGATCAGTTGTAGATGTGGAAACCGTATTAATCCCTGAAAGCTCTGAGTTGATCTCAATCACCTATAACGAAACAAGCACTGGTGCTTCTCACACTCAAAATGACTTAAGCCTCATTAGAGAGAGCTTTGAAGACCAATTAATTGCCCTTGATGTTGTATCCATCACACCTTCTGTTGAAATCGATTTTTCTGTGGTAGATACCTTTTACTTTTCAGTTCAAAAGTGCTTTGGTTTGCCTGCAGGGTTAGGTGTATGGGTTTTTAATGAGAAGTGTATTCAAAAAGCAGAATCTTTATTAAATAAAGGAATTAGTATTGGCTCTTATCACTGCATTCCTGAATTGGTTAAGAAATCGGTAGTTAATCAGACCCCTGACACACCTAACATGCTAAATATTTACCTACTAGGTAAAGTTGCTGAAGACATGAATAAAAAAGGTGTTCAACAAATAAGACAAGAGACTAACTACAAGCACGCTCTGTTACAACATACAATTAATGAGAGCAAGTATCTTTCTCACTTCGTAGAAAAAGAAATTAACAGGTCTAAAACTACTGCTGTGGCTATTACTACTATTGATTCTAAATTGCTAATAGATGCGCTTAACAAAAAGGGGTTAGTTATAGGAAGTGGCTACGGCAATTTTAAAGCTTCACAGATTAGAATTGCCAATTTTCCAACGCATTCGAAAGAACAAATTGAGATGCTTTCAGATCAAATATTATCTCTAAATATTTAA
- a CDS encoding beta/alpha barrel domain-containing protein, which translates to MALKTFVKINSVNNLSDARYCAGMNVNIIGFKAGIDENSVSPEQFKEITSWVSGVDYCLEFESEIDDAFKNYDAQYIQSGNQSELLKHIGEAKLIYSTELTSIDKEISSDIDYIIINGANLKDETQLNQVKELAQQFKVLLGSGFDDSDINDILDATPIAGIAITAGDEIRPGFKDYDELADVLEAIEIDEWA; encoded by the coding sequence ATGGCATTAAAAACATTTGTGAAGATAAACTCTGTAAATAACTTATCTGACGCTCGTTACTGTGCGGGTATGAATGTAAATATAATTGGCTTTAAGGCAGGCATAGATGAAAACTCAGTGAGCCCTGAACAATTCAAAGAAATAACTTCGTGGGTTTCTGGCGTAGACTACTGTCTTGAATTTGAAAGTGAAATTGATGATGCTTTCAAAAATTATGATGCGCAATATATTCAAAGTGGTAATCAATCAGAATTATTGAAGCATATTGGTGAAGCAAAACTTATCTATTCAACCGAACTAACATCTATTGACAAAGAAATAAGCTCTGACATAGATTACATCATAATCAATGGGGCGAACTTAAAAGATGAAACTCAATTGAACCAGGTTAAGGAATTAGCTCAACAGTTTAAGGTTTTACTCGGCTCTGGTTTCGATGATTCTGACATTAATGATATTCTGGATGCAACTCCCATTGCCGGTATAGCTATAACTGCCGGTGATGAGATAAGACCAGGTTTTAAAGACTATGACGAACTTGCTGATGTTTTAGAAGCTATTGAAATTGACGAATGGGCATGA
- a CDS encoding thioredoxin family protein codes for MAVTVLDDSNFKEALAENKTIVKYFAGWCGNCRLFTPKFKRLSEDERFQGINFVDVDAEKNPEARKLANVTNLPFFAVFDGDKLIDAKATSKEDAVVELLGKLNNN; via the coding sequence ATGGCTGTTACAGTTTTAGATGATTCAAATTTCAAGGAAGCGTTAGCGGAAAATAAAACAATTGTAAAGTATTTTGCTGGCTGGTGCGGCAATTGCAGGTTGTTTACCCCAAAGTTTAAAAGACTCTCTGAGGACGAAAGATTTCAAGGAATCAATTTTGTAGATGTGGATGCAGAGAAAAATCCGGAAGCAAGAAAATTAGCCAATGTTACTAACTTGCCATTTTTCGCTGTATTTGATGGAGATAAATTAATAGATGCTAAAGCAACCAGCAAAGAAGATGCAGTAGTTGAGCTTCTTGGCAAATTGAATAATAATTAA